From the Acidovorax sp. NCPPB 3576 genome, the window GTGATGGCGCTCGGCGAATTCGATCAGCGTGGAAATCAGCAAGGGTTGACTTTGCATCAGGCCCAGCATGTTGGCTCCTTGGGTTGTCGTTGTGAATGGTTCCGCGGCATCCTACCGTGCGCCCCCTGCGCTCCAGCCCGGGGGGCGCCATGCGTTGGGGCCGCGTCTGTCGCCTGCTTGACAGCAGCGGCCGCAGGGCCGGCGCCCCCAAGTCCCCTCGCCCCGCGTGGCAAAGCGGGTCGGAGACAATTCGGCAGATGAATGCCCCCCTTCTCTCTGCTGCTGCCGCTGCGCCTGCGTCCGGCCTCGAATGGCGCAACGGCTTCGCGGACCTGGGCGCGGATTTCTTCACCGAACTGGTCCCCACCCCCTTGCCCGCCCCGCATTGGGTGGCCACGAGCCTGGACGTTGCTCACCAACTGGGCGTGCCGGCCGCTTGGCTGGACTCCGATGCGGCGCTGCAAGTGTGCTCGGGCAACGCGCTGCTGTCGGGCATGCGGCCCCTGGCCACGGTGTACAGCGGCCACCAGTTCGGGGTGTGGGCGGGGCAACTGGGCGATGGCCGCGCCATCCTGCTGGGCGAAACCGCCGGCGGACTGGAAGTGCAGCTCAAGGGCGCGGGGCGCACACCGTATTCGCGCGGGGGCGATGGCCGTGCCGTGCTGCGCTCGAGCATCCGCGAATTTTTGTGCAGCGAGGCCATGCATGCGCTGGGCGTACCCACCACGCGGGCGCTGGCCCTGACCGGCTCGCCCGCCCCGGTGCAGCGCGAGGTGGTGGAGACCGCCGCCGTCGTGACACGCATCGCACCCAGCTTCATCCGCTTCGGGCACTTCGAGCACTTCGCGGCGCGCGACCAGTTGCCGCAGTTGCGCACGCTGGCCGACTACGTCATCGACCGCTACTACCCCCAGTGCCGCAATCCTGACGCGCCAGGCGGCAACCCCTACGCCGCCCTGCTCCAGGCGGTGAGCGAGCGCACGGCGGAGCTGCTCGCGCACTGGCAGGCGCAGGGCTTTTGCCACGGGGTGATGAACACCGACAACATGAGCATCCTGGGCCTCACGATCGACTACGGGCCGTTCCAGTTTCTCGACGGGTTCGTGCCGGGCCACGTGTGCAACCACAGCGACACGCAGGGCCGCTACGCCTTCAACCGCCAGCCCAACGTGGCCTACTGGAACCTGTTCCGCCTGGGCCAGGCGCTGCTGCCGCTGATCGAGGACGTGGCGCTGGCGCAGGCGGCGCTCGAGTCCTACCAGACCGTGTTCCCTGCCGAATTCCTGCAGCGCATGCGCGGCAAGCTCGGGCTGCAGGCGGCCCATGCCGGCGACGCCGCGCTGGTGGACGGCCTGCTCAATCTGCTGGCCCACGGCGGGGTGGACTACCCCATCTTCTGGCGCCGCCTGTCGCATGCCGTGGCCAGCGGCGATTTCGAACCCGTGCGCGACCTGTTCATCGACCGGGCGGGCTGGGATGCTTGGTTGCTATCATTTTCAGAGCATCCAGGGCAATCGAATCCACGGCACATGGCGGATTCGATGCTGAAATGCAATCCGAAATTCGTGCTGCGCAACCACTTGGGCGAGCAAGCCATCCGCGCGGCCGAGCAAGGCGACTTCGCACCGCTGCACACCCTGCAGGCGCTCCTGGCCCAGCCCTTCGAAGAACACCCCGGCCACGACGCCTGGGCCGACTTTCCGCCCGACTGGGCTTCCTCCATTGAAATCAGCTGCTCATCATGACCTTTCCCATCAAAAAGACCGAAGCCGAATGGCAGGCCCTGCTGCAAAGCAAAGGCGCCGAACCCGTGGCGTGGCAAGTCACCCGCCATGCTGCCACCGAGCGCCCGTTCACCGGCAAATATGAAGCCCACTGGGCCGACGGCAGTTACCACTGCGTGTGCTGCGGCGCCAAGCTGTTCGACTCGGGCACCAAGTTCGATGCGGGCTGCGGATGGCCCAGCTTTTCCGAGGCGGTGCCGGGCTCGATCAAGGAGATCGTGGACCGCAGCCATGGCATGGTCCGCACGGAGACGGTTTGTGCACAATGCGGGGCGCACCTCGGCCACGTGTTCGAGGACGGCCCCGCCTCCACCGGCCTGCGCTACTGCATGAACTCCGCATCGCTCGATTTCGAGCCCGGCTCCACCTGAACGGCGGCAACGCTCGCCCACGCTCCAGCCCCATGAAACTGCTGATCGACTTCTTTCCCATCATCCTGTTCTTCGCGGCCTTCAAGCTGTGGGGCATCTACACGGCCACAGCCGTGGCCATCGCGGCCACCGTGCTGCAGATCGGCTACCTGCGCTACAAGAACGGCAAGGTCGAGCCCATGCAATGGGTGAGCCTGGGCGTCATCGTGGTGTTCGGCGGCGCCACGCTGCTCTCGCACAGCGAGACCTTCATCAAATGGAAGCCCACCGTGCTGTACTGGCTGATGGGCTCGGCGCTGCTGATCGGCCAGGTGTTCTTCCGCAAGAACCTGATCCGCTCCCTGATGGGTGCGCAGATGGAACTGCCCGACGCCGCGTGGCGCACGGTGAACTGGAGCTGGACCGGGTTCTTTGCCGTGATGGGCCTGGTCAACCTCTGGGTGGCCTATCACTTCGACACCGACACCTGGGTCAACTTCAAGCTGTTCGGCGGCATCGGGCTGATGGCGGTCTTCGTGATCGGTCAGGCTCTGTACCTGAGCCGCTACATGAAAGAAGACGAAACCAAGACCGCTCCCAAGGACGTGCAGCCATGACGGTACTGGCCATCACCGCCGAGGCCATGGCGGCCCGGCTTCAGGAGCGCCTGACCCCTGCCAAGCTGGAAGTGCTGGATGAAAGTGCCGCCCATGCGGGTCACGCAGGCGCCAATGGAACGGGGTCTGGCACCCATTTTCGGGTGCGGATTTCGTCACCTTTGTTTACAGGCAAACCACGGGTTGCACAACATCGCCTTGTGTATGATGCGCTGCAAGAATTTATTGACCAGGGCGCTCACGCCATAGCCATTGAAGTTCTTTGATCCGGCCCTATTTGTCGGACTTGCGGTCAAACTGCCCGCAACTCATTTCCTTTTTGTGGACTCCCCAATGAAGAAAAAGCTCTTGTCCGGCCTCGTGGCCGCTGCCGTGCTGGGCGCGACGGCATTTCCCGTCTACGCTCAAAACCTCGCCGTCGTGAACGGCAAGGCCGTTCCCAAGGAACGCGCCGAAGCCCTGAAGCAGCAAGTGGAGCGCTCCGGCCGCCCCGTGACCCCCGAGGTCGAAGGCCAGATCAAGGAAGAAGTGATCGCGCGCGAAATCTTCCTGCAGGAAGCGCAAAAGCGTGGCCTCGAAGCCTCGCCGGACTACAAGACCCAGATGGAACTGGCCCGCCAGACCATCCTGATCCGCGAGCTGTTCGCCGATTACCAAAAGGCCAACCCCGTCACCGACGCCGAAATCCAGGCCGAATACGACAAGTTCGTTGCCGCCAGTTCCGGCAAGGAATACAAGGCCAGCCACATCCTGGTGGAAAAGGAAGACCAGGCCAAGGCCATCATCGCGTCCATCAAGAAGGGCGCCAAGTTTGAAGACATCGCCAAGAAGCAGTCCAAGGACCCTGGGTCCGGCGCTCGCGGCGGCGATCTGGACTGGTCTGCGCCCAGCAGCTATGTGGCCGAGTTCACCGAAGCGCTGGTCAAGCTGAACAAGGGCCAGATGACCCAGACGCCGGTCAAGACCCAATTCGGCTGGCACATCATCCGCCTGGACGACGTGCGCGAAGCCAAGCTGCCCAAGCTGGAAGAAGTGAAACCCCAGGTGGCACAGCAACTCCAGCAACAAAAGCTGGCGAAGTTCCAGGAAGAACTGCGCACGAAGGCCAAGATCGAGTAATCGATTGCAAAGAGGGGGGTTGGCAAGCAAGCGCCTGCCGCACCACCCACCGCCCTGCTTCTTGCTCAACGCGGCCTTGGTGCCGCGTTTTGCTTTTGGAGGACGCCCCGTCCTGTGTCTTAGCGCCTTAAGCCCGCCCCAGCACCCAGGATGCAGCCATGAGCAAGCCGATCAGGACCGGCTGGTGCAGCATGTAATAGCTCAGGCTCCATCGGCCCAGCACTGCCAGCGGCGAAAGCGCCCTGGGCAGCGCGGCCTTCATCCAATACGGATGCTTTCGAAGCACCCACTGCCCGCTCGCCAAGCCCCACCACATCACGCCGAGCCACGGCAGCACCGGTACATAGTCTTCCGTGAAAGGCTTGCGCGACACCAGCCCCAGCCAGTTGAGCGCGTTACCGTTGAATGTGCTCGCCCAGGCAGAGAGCGGCCCGTCCGTCAGTGCCCAGCCCCCAAGCGAAGGGAGCGCGATGGCAATCGCTCCCGCAGGCCACAGCCAGGCACCCCACCCCGCCGTGCATCGCGCCACCATGAGCATGGCCGCCATCCCATGCAGTACGCCGA encodes:
- a CDS encoding protein adenylyltransferase SelO, encoding MNAPLLSAAAAAPASGLEWRNGFADLGADFFTELVPTPLPAPHWVATSLDVAHQLGVPAAWLDSDAALQVCSGNALLSGMRPLATVYSGHQFGVWAGQLGDGRAILLGETAGGLEVQLKGAGRTPYSRGGDGRAVLRSSIREFLCSEAMHALGVPTTRALALTGSPAPVQREVVETAAVVTRIAPSFIRFGHFEHFAARDQLPQLRTLADYVIDRYYPQCRNPDAPGGNPYAALLQAVSERTAELLAHWQAQGFCHGVMNTDNMSILGLTIDYGPFQFLDGFVPGHVCNHSDTQGRYAFNRQPNVAYWNLFRLGQALLPLIEDVALAQAALESYQTVFPAEFLQRMRGKLGLQAAHAGDAALVDGLLNLLAHGGVDYPIFWRRLSHAVASGDFEPVRDLFIDRAGWDAWLLSFSEHPGQSNPRHMADSMLKCNPKFVLRNHLGEQAIRAAEQGDFAPLHTLQALLAQPFEEHPGHDAWADFPPDWASSIEISCSS
- a CDS encoding foldase protein PrsA; the protein is MKKKLLSGLVAAAVLGATAFPVYAQNLAVVNGKAVPKERAEALKQQVERSGRPVTPEVEGQIKEEVIAREIFLQEAQKRGLEASPDYKTQMELARQTILIRELFADYQKANPVTDAEIQAEYDKFVAASSGKEYKASHILVEKEDQAKAIIASIKKGAKFEDIAKKQSKDPGSGARGGDLDWSAPSSYVAEFTEALVKLNKGQMTQTPVKTQFGWHIIRLDDVREAKLPKLEEVKPQVAQQLQQQKLAKFQEELRTKAKIE
- a CDS encoding DUF1624 domain-containing protein, with product MPRPFPLGSFSSRNGARMAGVDALRGVAMVWMTIFHFCFDLSHFGYWPQNFRADPFWTTQRTAIVGLFLFCAGLGQALAWHQGLGWERFFKRWLQIVGCALLVTAGSYLMFPRSFIHFGVLHGMAAMLMVARCTAGWGAWLWPAGAIAIALPSLGGWALTDGPLSAWASTFNGNALNWLGLVSRKPFTEDYVPVLPWLGVMWWGLASGQWVLRKHPYWMKAALPRALSPLAVLGRWSLSYYMLHQPVLIGLLMAASWVLGRA
- a CDS encoding BolA family protein, with translation MTVLAITAEAMAARLQERLTPAKLEVLDESAAHAGHAGANGTGSGTHFRVRISSPLFTGKPRVAQHRLVYDALQEFIDQGAHAIAIEVL
- a CDS encoding septation protein A: MKLLIDFFPIILFFAAFKLWGIYTATAVAIAATVLQIGYLRYKNGKVEPMQWVSLGVIVVFGGATLLSHSETFIKWKPTVLYWLMGSALLIGQVFFRKNLIRSLMGAQMELPDAAWRTVNWSWTGFFAVMGLVNLWVAYHFDTDTWVNFKLFGGIGLMAVFVIGQALYLSRYMKEDETKTAPKDVQP
- the msrB gene encoding peptide-methionine (R)-S-oxide reductase MsrB, producing the protein MTFPIKKTEAEWQALLQSKGAEPVAWQVTRHAATERPFTGKYEAHWADGSYHCVCCGAKLFDSGTKFDAGCGWPSFSEAVPGSIKEIVDRSHGMVRTETVCAQCGAHLGHVFEDGPASTGLRYCMNSASLDFEPGST